The genomic region GGCCGGAGAGCATTCCTGTTCCGCGTACCCCCTGCCCGTCGTGCGACATGGTGCCGGACTACAGCGGGCGGTGCCGTTGCGGATGACCTGGGTCGGGTCGCTGACCGGGGCAGGCGGGCCCCGGCGCGGGTAACGGCAGATTGCCTACTAAGCTGCCCGGAGTGAGTCTTGTGCTGCTGCCCGCCGTCGATGTCGCCAATGGAGAGGCCGTGCGCCTCGTTCAGGGGGAGGCCGGTAGCGAAACCAGCTACGGCTCGCCGCGCGAGGCTGCTCTCGCGTGGCAGGAGGCCGGCGCCGAATGGGTGCATCTGGTCGATCTGGACGCCGCGTTCGGTCGCGGTTCCAATCGTGAGCTGCTCGCGCAGGTCGTCGGCGAACTCGATGTGAAGGTCGAGCTGTCCGGCGGTATCCGCGACGACGAGTCCCTCGAGGCCGCGCTGGCGACCGGCTGCGCCCGGGTCAATCTCGGCACCGCCGCGCTCGAGGACCCGCAGTGGTGTGCCTCGGCCATCGCCAAGCACGGCGAGCGCATCGCCGTCGGTCTGGACGTGCGCATCATCGACGGCGACTACCGGCTGCGCGGGCGCGGCTGGGTGAGCGACGGCGGCGACCTGTGGGAGGTGCTCGAGCGCCTGGAGGGCGACGGCTGCTCGCGTTATGTGGTCACCGACGTCACCAAGGACGGCACCCTCACCGGTCCGAACCTGGACCTGCTGCGCGAGGTGTGCGCGGCCACCGACGCGCCGGTGATCGCGTCGGGCGGTGTGTCCACCATCGAGGATCTGGTCGCCATCGCGGGGCTGGTGCCCGACGGCGTGGAGGGCTCGATCGTCGGCAAGGCGCTGTACGCGGGCCGGTTCACCCTGCCCGAGGCGCTGGCCGCGGTGCGCTGACCCGCAACGATGGCTGCCGACCCGAACGCCGCTCTACCCGATCTTTCCGGCCTGCTCGACATCGCGAGTGACATCCTCGACGGCGCGGCCGAGCGGTTCGTGCACGGCATCGGCGCGCCGAGCGCGGTGGCCAAGGGCCGCAACGACTTCGCCACGGAGTTCGATCTCGAACTGGAACGCACTGTGTCGGCGGCCCTGTGGGAGCGTACCGGGATCGCGGTGCACGGCGAGGAGTTCGGCGGCCCGCAGCTCACCTCGGGCACCGCGTGGGTGCTCGACCCGATCGACGGCACCTTCAACTACTCCGCCGGGCACCCGCTCTCGGCCATCCTGCTCGCCCTCGTCCGCGACGGTGAGCCCGTTCTGGGCATGACCTGGCTGCCGTTGCTGGGTAGACGCTACGCCGCTGTGCGGGGTGGGCCGCTGCTGATCGACGGCGAGCCGGTGCCGCCGCTGCCGACCGGCAGACTGGCCGAGTCCATGATCGGTTTCGGCACTTTCAATCTGGACTCCGAGGGCCGCATCCCCGGCCGCTTCCGATTCGATCTGCTCGGCTCGCTGAGCACCTTGTCCTCCCGGGTGCGTATGCACGGCTCGACCGGCATCGATCTGGCGTTCACCGCCTCCGGCGTGCTCGGCGGCACGATCGTGTTCGGGCACCATCCGTGGGACAACGCGGCCGGTGTCGCGCTGGTCAGGGCCGCGGGCGGGGTGGTCACCGACCTGGCGGGCGAGCCGTGGACGATCACCTCGGGGTCGGTGCTGGCCGCCGCGCCCGGGGTGCACGCCGAACTGCTGGAAATGATCTGCGCGGTCGCCGACCCGGCGGCCGCCGAGGAAGGAATCGATCGATGACAGGGTGCACCCGATGACACTGGCGGTACGCGTGATCCCGTGTCTGGACGTGGACGCGGGCCGGGTGGTCAAGGGCGTCAACTTCCAGAACCTGCGCGACGCGGGCGACCCGGTCGAACTGGCCGCGAGCTACGACGCCCAGGGCGCCGACGAACTGACCTTCCTCGATGTCACCGCCTCCACCGGCGATCGCGGCACCATGATCGACGTGGTGACCCGCACCGCCGAACAGATCTTCATCCCGCTCACCGTGGGCGGCGGCGTGCGCACCGTGGAGGACGTCGACCGGCTGCTGCGCGCGGGCGCGGACAAGGTATCGGTGAACACCGCCGCCATCGCCCGTCCCGAGGTGCTGCGTGAGATGTCCGAGCGTTTCGGCTCGCAGTGCATCGTGCTCTCGGTGGATGCCCGCACCGTGCCCGAGGGGCAGCCGCCCACCCCGTCGGGCTGGGAGGTCACCACGCACGGTGGCAAGCGCGGCACCGGTATCGACGCGATCGAGTGGGCCCGGCGCGGCGCCGAACTCGGCGTGGGTGAGATCCTGCTCAATTCTATGGATGCCGACGGCACCAAGGCAGGCTTCGACCTGGCGATGATCCGTGCGGTGCGGGCGGCGGTGTCGATCCCGGTGATCGCCAGCGGCGGCGCCGGTGCGGTCGAGCACTTCGCCCCCGCTGTGCGGGCCGGGGCCGACGCCGTGCTGGCGGCCAGCGTCTTCCACTTCGGCGACCTCACCATCGGCCAGGTCAAGGACTCGCTGCGCGCCGCCGACCTGGTGGTGCGCGCAACCCCGCCGCCGCGCCGCCGGACGCTCGGGATATAACGGAACCATGACACTGGACCCCGCCATCGCCGCCCGGCTCAAGCGCAACGAAGCCGGTCTGGTCGCGGCCGTCGCGCAGGAACGCGCGACCGGCGATGTACTGATGATGGCGTGGATGGACGACGAAGCGCTGGCCCGCACGCTCGAAACCCGCCGCGCCACCTACTACTCGCGGTCGCGTCAGCAGTACTGGGTCAAGGGCGAGACCTCCGGGCACACCCAGTACGTGCACGAGGTGCGGTTGGACTGCGACGGCGACACCGTGCTGCTCGTCGTCGATCAGGAAGGTGCGGCCTGCCACACCGGCTCGCACACCTGCTTCGTCGCCGACGTGCTGCTCGGCACACCCGCCTGAGCCCGCCCGCGTAGCTCACACCACGGGGTACCGACCGGCATCGTCGGCGCCGCCGAGTTCGATGTCCAGCCGGTGCTGCACTGCCACGGCGATCTCGGCCAGCGCGTCCTTCTGCTTGTCGTCGAGGGCGGCGAACACCAGTCGGCTGACTGTGGCGATGTAGCCGGGCGTCGCTTCCACGATCGTCAGATAGCCCTGATCGGTGAGCACGGCCTGGACGCCGCGCTTGCCTTCGGTGACCTTCCGTTCGGCCAGGCCGAGCCGCTCGAGCTTGGACACCACGTGCGACAGGCGCGACAGCGACGAGTGCACCCGCTGGGCCAGCTCGCTCATCTGCAGGCGATGCCCCGGCTGGTGCGAGAGCATGCTCATCACCACGAATTCGAAATGCGTAATGCCGGACTCCCGCTGCAGCCGGGTGTCCAGTACGCCGGGTAGCCGGTTCAGCAGGGCGACAATGGCATTCCACGCCTGCTGTTCGGCGGGGTCGAGCCGCTGCGCCATCTGCGCCCCCTTCCGGAATCCGGCGGCGACGAGAAGGGCGGCCGCCACCACTGCCCACGAGTTTGCCACGGCTTCGCTCGCGAGTCAGCGAGCTGACGGCAGCGGTGAAATCATTCACATCGGAATGATTTCCGCTCGGTAGCAACGGCAGTGTCGTATAGCCGCTCGGCTGGTGAGAGTGGTGAACGTGTTACTTCGCGCGGTCGCGGAGAAAGGTCAGAGCCTCGTCCGCGTGGACATTCGCCCGCAGTTCACCGGTGATGACGGTGAGCACCGTGCGGTCGGTGTCGATGACGAAGGTGTGCCGCTTGACCGGGGCGATCTTGCCCAGCAGGCCGCGCTTGACCCCGAACTGCGCGGCCACCGAGCCGCCGACGTCGGAGAGCAGCGGGTAGTCCAGCCGCTGGGAGGTGGCGAATCCGGCCTGTGTGTCGACCGCGTCCGTGCTGATCCCGGCGCAGGAAGCGCCCAGCGCGGCGAACTCGGCGCTCAGGTCGCGGAAATGGCAGGCCTCCGCGGTGCACACCGGCGTGTTGGCGCCGGGATAGAAGAACAGCACCAGCGGACCGGCGGCGAGCAGTTCGTCGAGCGAGCGTGCTGTCCCGGTCTGATCGGGAAGCGTGAAATTCGGGGCCTGAGCGCCTGTCTGCATCTCTGCAGGATACCGGCCGGGTGTCGACCGCCAAGGGACGCGAAGTCCCGGCGCGCTCGCGCTGGACGCGGCCTGGGATGATGGGACGCATGCCAGTCGCGACCGCTCCCACGACCACGACCCGCGCGCAGTTCCGGCAGCTGGCCGCCGAACACCGGGTCGTGCCGGTGACCCGAAAGGTGTTGGCGGACTCCGAGACTCCGCTCTCGGCCTACCGCAAACTCGGCGGTGACCGGCCCGGCACCTTCCTGTTCGAATCCGCGGCCAACGGCAAGTCCTGGTCGCGCTGGTCGTTCATCGGCGCGGGGGCGCCCTCGGCGCTGACCGTGGTCGACGGCGCCGCGGCCTGGCTCGGCCACATCCCCGCCGACGCGCCCTCGGGCGGCGACCCGCTCGAGGCGCTGCGCGAGACCCTCGACCTGCTGCGCACCGAGCGGCTGCCCGATCTGCCGCCGCTGACCGGCGGCATGGTCGGCTACCTGGGCTACGACGCCGTCCGGCGGATGGAGCGCCTGCCCTCGCTGGCGGCCGACGACCTGAACCTGCCCGAGATGGTGTTGCTGCTGGCGACCGATCTGGCCGCCTTCGATCACCACGAAGGCGCTATCACGCTGATCGCCAACGCCGTGAACTGGAACGGCACCGCCGAACACGTGGACGAGGCCTACGACGACGCGGTCGCGCGCCTGGACCGGATGACCGAGGCGCTGGCCGCGCCCGCGCTGTCCACCGTGTCGGTCTTCGACCGGCCCGAGCCGCACTTCCGGCGCGGGCGAACCTCCGAGCAGTTCGGCGCGGGCGTGCGCAGGCTGGTGAAGGAGATCGAGGCGGGCGAGGCGTTCCAGGTGGTGCTGTCCCAGCGCTTCGAGATGGATTACGACGGCGCGCCCATCGACCTGTACCGGATGCTGCGAGCCTCGAACCCGAGCCCGTACATGTACCTGATGCACATCCCCGACGCCGAGGGTGGCACCGCTTTCTCCATCGTGGGATCCAGCCCGGAATCGTTGGTCACCGTGACCGACGGTGTCGCCACCACGCACCCGATCGCGGGCACCCGGTGGCGGGGGAGCACCGAGGAGGACGACCTGCTGCTCGAGAAGGATCTGCTGGCCGACGAGAAGGAGAACGCCGAACATCTGATGCTCGTCGACCTCGGCCGCAACGACCTGGGACGGGTGTGCACCCCGGGAACCGTGAAGGTCACCCAGTACCGCCACATCGAGCGCTACAGCCATGTCATGCATCTGGTCTCCACGGTGTCCGGGCATCTGGCCCCGGGCAAGGTCGCCCTCGACGCGGTCCGGGCCTGCTTCCCGGCGGGCACGCTGTCCGGTGCGCCGAAGGTCCGCGCGATGGAGCTGATCGAGGAGATCGAGCCGACCCGGCGCGGGGTGTACGGCGGTGTCGTGGGCTACCTGGATTTCGCCGGCGACGCCGACACCGCCATCGCCATCCGCACCGCCCTGCTCAAGGACGGCGTCGCCTACGTCCAGGCGGGCGCGGGCGTGGTCGCCGACTCCGATCCCGACTACGAGGACGTGGAGTCGCGCAACAAGGCGATGGCCGTGCTCAAGGCGGTCGCCGCGGCTCAGACCGTACGTCCCTTCTCCGCCGACGACAGCGGTCCGCGATGACCGGCTCCGGCGGCCTGGACCCGGCCGCGGACCCGGACCGCTTCGACCCCGCCGCCGATCGGCCCGCTGCTGCCGGCGGCGCGCCACGCGCCGCGCGACCGGTCGTGCCGGTGGCACTGCTGGCGCTCGCGGCCGCGCTCATGTGGGGCGCCTCCCGGCTGACCTGGGTGACCGTCTCCTCGGCCGACGGCCTCACCGAACCGCGCGTCGACGAACTGAAGGGCGCGGTCTGGTTCGGCGCGCTCACGCCGCTGGCCCTGGTGCTGCTGGCCGCCGTCGCGGCGGTGCTGGCGACCAAGGGCTGGCCGCGCAGGCTGGTGGGCGTGCTGGTGGCGCTCATCGGTGCGGTGACCGCCGTGCCCGCCTTCGCGCTGCTCACCGGTTCGGGTGCGACCGCCGAGCGCGCGGGCGCGCTGGCCGAGCTGCCCGGCCGCGCCACGGTCACCGAGGTACAGACCTCGACCCTGCCCGCGGTGGTGACCGTCCTCGCCGCGCTGTGCGCCTTCGGTGCGGGCCTGCTGCTGGCCAGGATGCCGCGCGAGACCACGGGCCCGGCCGGCCGCTACGACGCGCCCGGCGCCCGTAAGGCCGCGGCCGCCGAGGCGGTCGCCGAGCAGCGCTCCCAGGACGGCTCGGCACTGTCGGAGCGGGTGCTGTGGGACGCGCTCGACGCGGGGGAGGATCCCACCGAGGACGACCCCCGGACCGGTGACGGTCCGCCGGGCTCGCCGAAGTGACGTGACCTCGCCCATGCGGGCCCCTCGGTGGTATCGGATAGCAGAGCGGCCCGAGTGCAGGGCCACGACCCCGGCGCCGGGCCGGGACAACCGGCCATTTATTCTTTGTCGACATCGGCGAGACAGCGCCTGGGGGGATTCTCAGGCAGCACGTGGTGTCTCCCAGGAAAGGATTCGAGCCAGATGACGGTACTCGACTCGATTCTCGACGGGGTTCGCGCGGACGTGGCCGCTCGCGAAGCTTTCCTGGACTTCGCGTCCATCAAGGAAGCCGCGGCGAAGGCCCCCGCGCCCCTCGATGCTCGGGCCGCTCTTCTGGAGGACGGCATCGGCGTGATCGCCGAGGTCAAGCGGGCCAGCCCCTCGAAGGGCGCGCTGGCCGACATCCCGGATCCGGCGTACCTGGCCAAGGCTTACGAAGACGGCGGCGCGCGTGTGATCAGCGTGCTCACCGAGGGCAGGCGCTTCGGCGGCTCGCTCGACGATCTGGACGCCGTGCGCGCCGCGGTGAGCATCCCGATCCTGCGCAAGGACTTCGTCGTCGGTCCCTACCAGATCCACGAGGCCCGCGCCCACGGCGCCGACATGATCCTGCTGATCGTCGCCGCGCTCGAGCAGGACGTGCTCGCCTCGCTCATCGACCGCACCGAATCCCTGGGCATGACCGCTCTGGTGGAGGTCCACACCGAGGAGGAGGCCGACCGCGCGCTGGAGGCGGGCGCCTCGGTCATCGGCGTCAACGCGCGCAACCTCAAGACGCTGGAGGTGGATCGCGACGTGTTCGCGCGCATCGCCCCCGGCCTGCCCACGGAGGTGATCCGGGTGGCCGAGTCGGGTATCCGCGGCACCGCCGATCTGCTCGCCTACGCGGGTGCGGGCGCCGACGCCGTGCTCGTCGGTGAGGGCCTGGTGACCAGTGGCGACCCGCGCGGCGCGGTGTCGGAACTGGTGACCGCGGGTACTCACCCTTCCTGCCCGAAACCTGCGCGAAGGGGTCACTGATGACGTCGACCGAACTGCCCAAGGCCAGTGCCGGTGTCGCCCATCCGAGCGCGCACGAGCCGGATCACGGCGGTCATTTCGGCGTCTACGGCGGCAGGCACGTTCCCGAGGCGCTGATGGCGGTGATCGAGGAGGTCACCGCCGATTACGAGAAGTGCCGCGCCGATCACACCTTCCTCGATGAACTCGACCGGTTGCAGCGCGACTACACCGGTCGTCCCTCGCCGGTGTTCGAATGCACCCGACTGGCCGAGCACGCGGGCGGCGCGCGCATCCTGCTCAAGCGCGAGGATCTGAACCACACCGGCTCGCACAAGATCAACAATGTGCTCGGCCAGGCGCTGCTGGCCAAGCGGATGGGCAAGAAGCGCGTCATCGCCGAGACCGGCGCGGGCCAGCACGGCGTGGCCACCGCCACCGCGTGCGCGCTGCTGGGCTTGGACTGCGTGATCTACATGGGCGCGGTCGACACCGCCCGGCAGGCGCTGAACGTGGCGCGCATGCGCCTGCTCGGCGCCAGGGTGGTCTCGGTGACCACCGGTTCGCAGACCCTCAAGGACGCGATCAACGAAGCGCTGCGCGACTGGGTCACCAACGCCGAGGACACCTACTACTGCTTCGGCACCGCCGCGGGCCCGCACCCGTTCCCCATGATGGTGCGCGACTTCCAGCGCGTCATCGGCCTGGAGGCGCGCGAACAGGTGCGCGAGCTGACCGGCGGGCTGCCCGACGCGGTCGTGGCGTGTGTGGGCGGCGGCTCCAACGCCATCGGCATCTTCCACGCCTTCCTCGACGACCCCGGCGTGCGCCTGCTCGGCTACGAGGCCGCGGGCGACGGCGTCGAGACCGGGCGCCACGCCGCCACCTTCACCGGCGGCACCCCCGGGGCGTTTCAGGGCGCCTACTCGTACCTACTGCAGGACGAGGACGGCCAGACCGTCGAATCCCACTCCATCTCCGCGGGATTGGACTACCCGGGCGTCGGCCCCGAGCACGCACTGCTCAAGGACATCGGCCGCGCCGAGTACCTGCCCATCACCGACACCGAGGCGATGGACGCGCTGCTGCTGCTCAGCCGCACCGAGGGCATCATCCCGGCCATCGAATCCGCGCACGCCGTCGCGGGCGCGCTGAAGCTCGGCAAGGAACTGGGCGAGGGCGCGATCATCCTGGTCAATCTGTCCGGTCGCGGCGACAAGGACATGGATACCGCCGCCCGCTGGTTCGGTCTGTTCGACGACGACGCGCCCGCCGAAGGCGCCCAGACCACCACCGGCAAGGAGTCCGCCCAGTGAGCCAGCAGTCCCGTCTCGCCGCCACGTTCGCCGCCGCGCGCGCCGAGCACCGCGCCGCGCTCATCGGCTACCTCCCGGCGGGCTACCCCGACCTCGACCGGTCGATCGCCACGGTGCGCGCGATGGTCGAATCCGGCTGCGACATCGTCGAAGTGGGCGTGGCCTACTCCGATCCGGTGATGGACGGCCCCACGATCCAGGCCGCCGCCGAGCAGGCGCTGCGCAACGGTGTGCGCGTGCGCGACGTGTTCAAGGTCGTCCAGGCCGTCGCCGACGCGGGCGGTCAGGCGGTGGTGATGACCTATTGGAATCCGGTACTCGCCTACGGCGTCGACCGCTTCGCCCGCGATCTGAATGCCGCGGGTGGGGCGGGCCTGATCACGCCCAACCTGATCCCCGAGGAAGCCGACGACTGGTTCATCGCCTCGGCCACCCACAATCTCGACCGCATCTTCCTGGTCGCGCCGTCCTCGACCGAGGAGCGACTGGTCAAGACCTTGGAGGCCAGCCGCGGCTTCGTCTATGCGGCCTCCACCATGGGCGTCACCGGCGCGCGTGACGCGGTGTCCTCGGCCGCGCCCGCGCTGTGCGCGCGCATCCGCGCGCACAGCGACATCCCGATCGGCGTCGGCCTCGGTGTGCGCAGCGGTGCGCAGGCCGCCGAGATCGCCGGCTACGCCGACGGTGTGATCGTCGGTTCGGCGCTGGTCAGCGCGGCAGGTGAGGGGCTGGACGCGGTGCGCGCGCTCACCCGCGAACTGGCCGAAGGCGTACGTTCGGCGACCGTCGTCTCCTAGCTCGCCCGCATCCGGTCACCGGCCGGATCGCCTGCGGCACAGGGTCTGGACTACGGTGGCCCCGTGACCTTACGAAGCGATGTGCTGGCCTACATCCCCAGCCCTCCGCAGGGTGTATGGAACCTGGGGCCGTTCCCGGTGCGGGCCTACGCTCTGTGCATCATCCTGGGCATCATCGTCGCCATCTGGTGGGGCGAGCGGCGCTGGCAGGCGCGCGGCGGCCGCGAGGGCACGGTGCTCGATGTCGCGATGTTCGCGGTGCCCTTCGGACTGATCGGCGGCAGGCTCTACCACGTCGCGACGGACTGGCAGAAGTACTTCGGCGAGGGCGCGCGCCCCATCGAGGCCCTCTACATCTGGCAGGGTGGTCTCGGCATCTGGGGCGCGGTCTTCCTCGGCGGCGTCGGCGCCTGGCTGGCCTGCCGCGTCTACAAGATCCCGTTGCCCGCGTTCGGCGACGCCATCGCTCCGCCGGTGCTGCTGGCCCAGGCCATCGGGCGACTGGGCAACTGGTTCAACCAGGAGCTCTACGGCCGGGAGACCACCCTGCCGTGGGGCCTGGAGATCTACCCGCGTTTCGACTCCGACGGCGACCCGGATGCCATGGCGGGCGTCTCCAAC from Nocardia higoensis harbors:
- the trpA gene encoding tryptophan synthase subunit alpha, yielding MSQQSRLAATFAAARAEHRAALIGYLPAGYPDLDRSIATVRAMVESGCDIVEVGVAYSDPVMDGPTIQAAAEQALRNGVRVRDVFKVVQAVADAGGQAVVMTYWNPVLAYGVDRFARDLNAAGGAGLITPNLIPEEADDWFIASATHNLDRIFLVAPSSTEERLVKTLEASRGFVYAASTMGVTGARDAVSSAAPALCARIRAHSDIPIGVGLGVRSGAQAAEIAGYADGVIVGSALVSAAGEGLDAVRALTRELAEGVRSATVVS
- the priA gene encoding bifunctional 1-(5-phosphoribosyl)-5-((5-phosphoribosylamino)methylideneamino)imidazole-4-carboxamide isomerase/phosphoribosylanthranilate isomerase PriA, which produces MSLVLLPAVDVANGEAVRLVQGEAGSETSYGSPREAALAWQEAGAEWVHLVDLDAAFGRGSNRELLAQVVGELDVKVELSGGIRDDESLEAALATGCARVNLGTAALEDPQWCASAIAKHGERIAVGLDVRIIDGDYRLRGRGWVSDGGDLWEVLERLEGDGCSRYVVTDVTKDGTLTGPNLDLLREVCAATDAPVIASGGVSTIEDLVAIAGLVPDGVEGSIVGKALYAGRFTLPEALAAVR
- a CDS encoding TIGR02234 family membrane protein is translated as MTGSGGLDPAADPDRFDPAADRPAAAGGAPRAARPVVPVALLALAAALMWGASRLTWVTVSSADGLTEPRVDELKGAVWFGALTPLALVLLAAVAAVLATKGWPRRLVGVLVALIGAVTAVPAFALLTGSGATAERAGALAELPGRATVTEVQTSTLPAVVTVLAALCAFGAGLLLARMPRETTGPAGRYDAPGARKAAAAEAVAEQRSQDGSALSERVLWDALDAGEDPTEDDPRTGDGPPGSPK
- a CDS encoding peroxiredoxin, with translation MQTGAQAPNFTLPDQTGTARSLDELLAAGPLVLFFYPGANTPVCTAEACHFRDLSAEFAALGASCAGISTDAVDTQAGFATSQRLDYPLLSDVGGSVAAQFGVKRGLLGKIAPVKRHTFVIDTDRTVLTVITGELRANVHADEALTFLRDRAK
- the trpC gene encoding indole-3-glycerol phosphate synthase TrpC, translating into MTVLDSILDGVRADVAAREAFLDFASIKEAAAKAPAPLDARAALLEDGIGVIAEVKRASPSKGALADIPDPAYLAKAYEDGGARVISVLTEGRRFGGSLDDLDAVRAAVSIPILRKDFVVGPYQIHEARAHGADMILLIVAALEQDVLASLIDRTESLGMTALVEVHTEEEADRALEAGASVIGVNARNLKTLEVDRDVFARIAPGLPTEVIRVAESGIRGTADLLAYAGAGADAVLVGEGLVTSGDPRGAVSELVTAGTHPSCPKPARRGH
- the hisF gene encoding imidazole glycerol phosphate synthase subunit HisF → MTLAVRVIPCLDVDAGRVVKGVNFQNLRDAGDPVELAASYDAQGADELTFLDVTASTGDRGTMIDVVTRTAEQIFIPLTVGGGVRTVEDVDRLLRAGADKVSVNTAAIARPEVLREMSERFGSQCIVLSVDARTVPEGQPPTPSGWEVTTHGGKRGTGIDAIEWARRGAELGVGEILLNSMDADGTKAGFDLAMIRAVRAAVSIPVIASGGAGAVEHFAPAVRAGADAVLAASVFHFGDLTIGQVKDSLRAADLVVRATPPPRRRTLGI
- a CDS encoding anthranilate synthase component I, whose amino-acid sequence is MPVATAPTTTTRAQFRQLAAEHRVVPVTRKVLADSETPLSAYRKLGGDRPGTFLFESAANGKSWSRWSFIGAGAPSALTVVDGAAAWLGHIPADAPSGGDPLEALRETLDLLRTERLPDLPPLTGGMVGYLGYDAVRRMERLPSLAADDLNLPEMVLLLATDLAAFDHHEGAITLIANAVNWNGTAEHVDEAYDDAVARLDRMTEALAAPALSTVSVFDRPEPHFRRGRTSEQFGAGVRRLVKEIEAGEAFQVVLSQRFEMDYDGAPIDLYRMLRASNPSPYMYLMHIPDAEGGTAFSIVGSSPESLVTVTDGVATTHPIAGTRWRGSTEEDDLLLEKDLLADEKENAEHLMLVDLGRNDLGRVCTPGTVKVTQYRHIERYSHVMHLVSTVSGHLAPGKVALDAVRACFPAGTLSGAPKVRAMELIEEIEPTRRGVYGGVVGYLDFAGDADTAIAIRTALLKDGVAYVQAGAGVVADSDPDYEDVESRNKAMAVLKAVAAAQTVRPFSADDSGPR
- the hisI gene encoding phosphoribosyl-AMP cyclohydrolase gives rise to the protein MTLDPAIAARLKRNEAGLVAAVAQERATGDVLMMAWMDDEALARTLETRRATYYSRSRQQYWVKGETSGHTQYVHEVRLDCDGDTVLLVVDQEGAACHTGSHTCFVADVLLGTPA
- a CDS encoding MarR family winged helix-turn-helix transcriptional regulator codes for the protein MAQRLDPAEQQAWNAIVALLNRLPGVLDTRLQRESGITHFEFVVMSMLSHQPGHRLQMSELAQRVHSSLSRLSHVVSKLERLGLAERKVTEGKRGVQAVLTDQGYLTIVEATPGYIATVSRLVFAALDDKQKDALAEIAVAVQHRLDIELGGADDAGRYPVV
- a CDS encoding inositol monophosphatase family protein is translated as MAADPNAALPDLSGLLDIASDILDGAAERFVHGIGAPSAVAKGRNDFATEFDLELERTVSAALWERTGIAVHGEEFGGPQLTSGTAWVLDPIDGTFNYSAGHPLSAILLALVRDGEPVLGMTWLPLLGRRYAAVRGGPLLIDGEPVPPLPTGRLAESMIGFGTFNLDSEGRIPGRFRFDLLGSLSTLSSRVRMHGSTGIDLAFTASGVLGGTIVFGHHPWDNAAGVALVRAAGGVVTDLAGEPWTITSGSVLAAAPGVHAELLEMICAVADPAAAEEGIDR
- the trpB gene encoding tryptophan synthase subunit beta — its product is MTSTELPKASAGVAHPSAHEPDHGGHFGVYGGRHVPEALMAVIEEVTADYEKCRADHTFLDELDRLQRDYTGRPSPVFECTRLAEHAGGARILLKREDLNHTGSHKINNVLGQALLAKRMGKKRVIAETGAGQHGVATATACALLGLDCVIYMGAVDTARQALNVARMRLLGARVVSVTTGSQTLKDAINEALRDWVTNAEDTYYCFGTAAGPHPFPMMVRDFQRVIGLEAREQVRELTGGLPDAVVACVGGGSNAIGIFHAFLDDPGVRLLGYEAAGDGVETGRHAATFTGGTPGAFQGAYSYLLQDEDGQTVESHSISAGLDYPGVGPEHALLKDIGRAEYLPITDTEAMDALLLLSRTEGIIPAIESAHAVAGALKLGKELGEGAIILVNLSGRGDKDMDTAARWFGLFDDDAPAEGAQTTTGKESAQ